In the genome of Populus nigra chromosome 19, ddPopNigr1.1, whole genome shotgun sequence, the window TGGTGGCTGGAAATATATCTCTTCGATATCTTCCAGTATCGTTTAATCAGGCTATTGGGGCCACCACCCCATTTTTCACTGCAGTGTTTGCATATTTGATGACACTTAGAAGGGAAGGTTGGCTTACTTATGTTTCTCTCGTTCCTGTTGTTGCTGGTTGTGTCATTGCTAGTGGGGTGAGAacttttatcttctttcttaTATCTTTGTTGTTTTGGTGTATGGTCGCTCGGAATGGATCCGAAGGATCCATATAGCCGATCCCAACAAGCTTGGGATTGAGGCttggttgtttttgttgttgtatatttttggtttttgctCATACAGTTGGTTctcttgttaataattttttaacagcTTGTTGCTTAAAGATAGCCGTTTGAatgtttttggtaaaaaagTGTCGTTGTCATTGAGATCATCTTTGGTTATTGAAAATTGTTGGATTCTTACAATGGAAAGAGCAAGTTGGTGGCATTACATGTTGCAACAAGTTTAATTCAATCTCTTGCAGAGGTTCTATACCGCGTCTGAATTTGAAAATTACTGTTTATGATActtatctttaggtgttaatcTTCTTAGCTATAATGCTACTGGAACAGGTTTTTGAGGAACCTCTTTGATTGGTTTAGATAAttctttgatgtgttaattctGTATTTTTCCTTTGCTGATggaaaaatcattaacatatgcgatctcatttgtttttctcattacTTGACTGCAGGGGGAGCCGAGTTTTAATCTTTTCGGGTTCTTAATGTGTATCGGTGCTACGGCGGCACGTGCACTCAAGACTGTGGTTCAAGGGATTTTGCTATCCTCTGAAGGGTAATGAATGCCTCTGCATTTTGCAACTCAAAATTTGAACCTGCTCTATATGTTCTTGTTCTAATATCAGGGTTTGAATGGACAAGATTTGATAATCTCACTGTGTTAACAGGGAAAGACTCCATTCTATGAACCTCTTGATGTATATGGCTCCGGTTGCAGTTGCAGTCCTTGTTCCTGCAGCTTATTTTATGGAGAAAGATGTGGTTGGAATCACAATTTCCCTAGCAAGGGATGATAAGAAATTCATATTCTATCTGATCTTCAATTCTTCTCTAGCATATCTTGTGAATTTGACCAACTTCTTGGTCACTAAACATACCAGTGCTTTGACGCTCCAGGTATCTTCGGCGACTCTTCCTTTGCCTGCCGTCTTAATAATGTTCTACTTTTTATAAGTTGGCATCTGATTTCTGATATAACCATTCCTTTACTCTATCCATCTAcattctttcaaaaacttgtaATTGCGGTATCCATCATCTAGCACATTATCAAATTGAGACCATCGTATGCAGTAGGGTTTGCTCCTAATGAACCATGACCGTTTAGGACTGTTCAAGCCAGGTTTCATTTTGAAATGGCCTCTGCAAAATCAGCAGTTGCACTGCATAAATTATCACAAGTTTTAACCTGGCGGACTGTAAATATCCAGCCATTGTGGTGTTCCTCACTAGTCACCACACATCAATGACCCTTTTCTATATTAAAGCTTTGCTTGTCATGTGCATTGAAGAATCAATCTTTTTCCTTGATAGAGTTTGGGGCATTAgttgtgattttattttcattattcagGGTAATCTCTAAATTCAGATTAAGATTCATGTGCTGTCTTTCTAGGTCCTGGGAAATGCAAAGGGAGCTGTTGCAGtggttatttcaattttgatattcCGGAATCCTGTTTCAGTGACTGGGATCTTTGGATACAGCATCACTGTGGCTGGGGTTGTTCTCTACAATGAGGCCAAGAAAAGGAGCAGGAACGATTGACGCATCATGCAGTGCGTTCAAATATCGATTCTAtctattttatgataatttatttatcagCACGCAGCAGCAGCAAATTTTGTTGACCGAGATTGAAGCAAGTTTGTGCAGCAGATGCTATAATTTTGATTCTCCTGTGTTCTTAAAGAAATCGGGAAGAGATACTCAGAGAAAGTAGAGACGCCCCTTTGGTGCAAGGTCATACCTTATCTGGGGAGTGGCAGAAAATCTTGATTGATcttatttctctattttttggtaaaaaattatgattattttttcggTTTCCTAGTCAACAGCAGCACCATAGTGCAGTTCTCTGCTCATCTGGTGTGAGACTT includes:
- the LOC133680125 gene encoding probable sugar phosphate/phosphate translocator At5g05820, which produces MKIAQLVFSEFFLLPFYQIQRNNPQTMSRLFSLGLIASWYSSNIGVLLLNKYLLSNYGFKYPIFLTLCHMMACSLFSYIAITWLKIVPLQTMRSKSQFLKISALGIIFCSSVVAGNISLRYLPVSFNQAIGATTPFFTAVFAYLMTLRREGWLTYVSLVPVVAGCVIASGGEPSFNLFGFLMCIGATAARALKTVVQGILLSSEGERLHSMNLLMYMAPVAVAVLVPAAYFMEKDVVGITISLARDDKKFIFYLIFNSSLAYLVNLTNFLVTKHTSALTLQVLGNAKGAVAVVISILIFRNPVSVTGIFGYSITVAGVVLYNEAKKRSRND